A stretch of Vannielia litorea DNA encodes these proteins:
- a CDS encoding dihydrofolate reductase — MLSLVVARDRNGAIGKEGDIPWRAPEDLKFFKRETLGGAVIMGRKTWESLPFRPLPDRLNLVVTSRTDLGVHSFHKPQTALDFAHEAGHRRVYGIGGEGIFKAFMPLADRLLITEVGLEVAGADAFMPAFDEAEWRLAGEHVLREDAPRCVLREWLRR, encoded by the coding sequence ATGCTCAGCCTGGTGGTGGCGCGGGACCGGAACGGCGCGATCGGCAAGGAGGGCGACATCCCCTGGCGGGCGCCGGAAGACCTGAAGTTCTTCAAGCGCGAGACGCTGGGGGGCGCGGTGATCATGGGTCGGAAGACCTGGGAGAGCCTGCCCTTCCGGCCCTTGCCCGACCGGCTGAACCTGGTGGTCACCTCGCGCACCGACCTCGGTGTGCACAGCTTTCACAAGCCGCAGACCGCGCTGGATTTTGCCCATGAGGCCGGGCACAGGCGGGTCTATGGCATTGGCGGTGAAGGGATATTCAAGGCCTTCATGCCCTTGGCCGACCGGCTGCTGATCACCGAGGTGGGCCTCGAGGTGGCGGGGGCGGATGCCTTCATGCCGGCCTTCGACGAGGCCGAGTGGCGGCTGGCGGGGGAGCATGTGCTGCGCGAGGACGCCCCGCGCTGCGTGCTGCGGGAGTGGCTGCGGCGTTAG
- the modA gene encoding molybdate ABC transporter substrate-binding protein, whose protein sequence is MKRVVLAALMMLGAVAARAEAVTVFAAASLKGALDEVAAAWNGEVQISYAGSSALARQIAAGAPADLFLSANPEWVDWLEADGVALKRVDLLSNALVLVAGADDPRAGLDQLKGQDRVAMALVDAVPAGIYGKAALESLGLWEAVAPRVVQADNVRAALALVALGEAPLGIVYATDARAEPGVRVVAEFPPMSHPPILYPVAALTEAGAPLMGFLQSAEAAEIFTRHGFGVIAE, encoded by the coding sequence ATGAAACGGGTGGTTCTCGCAGCACTGATGATGCTTGGCGCGGTGGCGGCGCGGGCAGAGGCCGTGACGGTGTTTGCCGCGGCCTCGCTGAAAGGCGCGCTCGACGAGGTGGCAGCGGCATGGAACGGCGAGGTGCAGATCTCCTACGCGGGGTCCTCGGCGCTGGCCCGACAGATCGCGGCAGGGGCACCGGCGGACCTGTTTCTCTCGGCCAACCCGGAGTGGGTGGACTGGCTCGAGGCCGATGGCGTGGCGCTCAAGCGGGTGGATCTGCTGAGCAATGCGCTGGTGCTGGTGGCCGGGGCCGATGATCCGCGCGCGGGTCTGGACCAGTTGAAGGGACAGGACCGGGTGGCGATGGCGTTGGTGGACGCGGTGCCGGCAGGGATTTACGGCAAGGCGGCGCTGGAGAGCCTGGGGCTCTGGGAGGCCGTCGCGCCGCGCGTGGTGCAGGCCGACAACGTGCGCGCGGCGCTGGCGCTGGTGGCACTGGGCGAGGCGCCGCTGGGAATTGTCTATGCGACCGACGCGCGGGCCGAGCCCGGCGTGCGGGTGGTGGCGGAGTTTCCGCCCATGAGCCATCCGCCGATCCTCTACCCGGTGGCGGCGCTGACCGAGGCGGGTGCACCGCTGATGGGCTTTCTGCAATCGGCCGAGGCGGCGGAGATCTTCACCCGCCACGGGTTCGGGGTGATCGCGGAGTGA
- the modB gene encoding molybdate ABC transporter permease subunit yields MSWLGPQEWAAVALSLKVAFWATLFALPPGVCVAVALARWRFPGREIVNGLVHLPLVLPPVVTGYLLLLTFGTRGWLGGALAEVGVVFAFRWTGAALAAGIMGFPLLVRAIRLSVEAVDPKLEQAAATLGASRAWVFITVTLPLILPGVIAGAVLAFAKAMGEFGATITFVSNIPGETQTLPLAVHNFLQVPGAEAAAWRLVVVSLVVSMGALLLSEWLARRVAARVAGR; encoded by the coding sequence GTGAGCTGGCTCGGGCCCCAGGAATGGGCAGCGGTGGCGCTCTCGCTGAAGGTGGCCTTCTGGGCCACGCTCTTTGCCCTGCCGCCGGGTGTTTGCGTGGCCGTGGCGCTGGCGCGCTGGCGGTTTCCGGGGCGCGAGATCGTGAACGGGCTGGTGCATCTGCCGCTCGTGCTGCCGCCGGTGGTGACGGGCTACCTGCTGCTGCTGACCTTCGGAACGCGGGGCTGGCTGGGGGGCGCGCTGGCGGAGGTGGGCGTGGTCTTTGCCTTTCGCTGGACCGGGGCGGCGCTGGCGGCGGGGATCATGGGATTTCCGCTTCTGGTGCGGGCGATCCGGCTCTCGGTCGAGGCGGTGGACCCGAAGCTGGAGCAGGCGGCGGCGACGCTGGGGGCCTCGCGCGCCTGGGTTTTCATCACCGTGACGCTGCCGCTGATCCTGCCCGGCGTGATCGCGGGCGCGGTGCTGGCCTTCGCCAAGGCGATGGGCGAGTTCGGGGCGACGATCACCTTCGTTTCCAACATTCCGGGCGAGACCCAGACCCTGCCGCTGGCGGTGCACAACTTCCTGCAGGTGCCGGGGGCAGAGGCTGCGGCCTGGCGGCTGGTCGTAGTGTCGCTGGTGGTGTCGATGGGGGCCTTGCTGCTGAGTGAATGGCTGGCGCGCAGGGTGGCCGCGCGGGTGGCGGGGCGATGA
- the modC gene encoding molybdenum ABC transporter ATP-binding protein — protein sequence MTLEVAITMRQGAFALDVAFEAPAGITVLFGRSGAGKTSIVNAVAGLARPEAGRIAVDGSVLYDSAAGVNLPPHKRRMGCIFQDARLFPHLTVAQNLAFGRWFSKTGPEQARVVEMLGIGPLMGRRPGALSGGERQRVAIGRALMAGPRMLLADEPLAALDEARKAEILPYFERLRDEMGVPVLYVSHAPAEVARLATTVVALDGGGVLRQGPAAEVLGDPQVMPLGPRAAGSVLEARVVAHHADGLSELDAGGLRLHLPAVRHAEGAALRVHVQAADVMLAIRPPEGISALNVWPAAVRELRMGSGPGAIVRLDAGGQALLARITRRSVEALELAPGREVYAVLKAVSVAPESVA from the coding sequence ATGACGCTGGAGGTGGCGATCACGATGCGGCAGGGGGCCTTTGCGCTGGACGTGGCCTTCGAGGCACCGGCAGGCATCACCGTGCTCTTTGGGCGGTCGGGGGCCGGAAAGACGAGCATCGTCAACGCCGTGGCCGGGCTGGCGCGGCCCGAGGCGGGGCGGATCGCGGTGGATGGGTCGGTGCTTTACGACAGCGCCGCCGGGGTGAACCTGCCGCCCCACAAGCGCCGCATGGGCTGCATCTTTCAGGATGCGCGGCTGTTTCCGCATCTGACGGTGGCGCAGAACCTGGCCTTTGGGCGGTGGTTCTCGAAGACAGGGCCGGAGCAGGCGCGGGTGGTGGAGATGCTGGGGATCGGGCCGCTGATGGGCCGTCGCCCCGGTGCCCTTTCGGGGGGCGAGCGGCAGCGCGTGGCGATCGGCCGGGCGCTGATGGCCGGGCCGCGGATGCTGCTGGCCGACGAACCGCTTGCGGCGCTCGACGAGGCACGCAAGGCGGAGATCCTGCCCTATTTCGAGCGGCTTCGTGACGAGATGGGTGTGCCGGTGCTCTATGTGTCGCATGCGCCCGCCGAGGTGGCGCGGCTGGCGACCACGGTGGTGGCGCTCGACGGCGGAGGGGTGCTGCGGCAGGGCCCGGCGGCGGAGGTGCTGGGCGATCCGCAGGTGATGCCGCTCGGGCCAAGGGCGGCGGGGAGCGTGCTGGAGGCGCGGGTGGTGGCGCATCACGCGGACGGGCTCAGCGAGTTGGACGCGGGCGGGCTGCGGCTGCACTTGCCGGCCGTCCGCCATGCGGAGGGCGCGGCATTGCGGGTGCATGTGCAGGCGGCGGACGTTATGCTGGCGATCCGGCCACCGGAGGGGATTTCGGCGCTCAATGTCTGGCCGGCGGCGGTGCGCGAGCTGCGCATGGGCAGCGGCCCCGGCGCGATCGTCCGGCTCGATGCGGGCGGCCAGGCGCTGCTTGCGCGGATCACCCGGCGCTCGGTGGAGGCGCTGGAGCTGGCGCCGGGGCGCGAGGTTTACGCGGTGCTGAAGGCCGTGTCGGTGGCACCGGAGAGCGTGGCCTGA